A single region of the Vanacampus margaritifer isolate UIUO_Vmar chromosome 13, RoL_Vmar_1.0, whole genome shotgun sequence genome encodes:
- the tor3a gene encoding torsin-3A, producing MFPRFGSTFLPLLLLAVPAHAYFSQLDALSNTTSYYFNYIYCNIWEGECQPHQDDATQQVPTRDPWTGFLQDSTNLLYRWYCNLGQCCETGDCRVTNNITGLAHDLQIKLHGQHLAQSVVLKAIQGFINNPESNKPLTLSFHGWSGTGKNFVSRMIADNLYRDGVKSECVRLFIAPFHFHHARMVDTYKAQLREAIRDTVLRCSQTLFIIDEAEKLHPGLIDAIKPYMAHYDNVDGVNYRKAIFLFLSNIGGAMINDVALDFWHSGQNREDIGMEDLEHRLRAETMEAQGGFSQSELMSGHLIDFFVPFLPLEYRHVKLCAKDAFAARGLETQEATLDEVAKAMLYIPKEERLFSAQGCKSIPQRINFFLAK from the exons ATGTTTCCCCGCTTTGGCTCAACGTTTCTGCCGCTTCTACTGCTGGCCGTACCCGCACACGCTTACTTCTCCCAGCTGGACGCGCTGTCCAACACGACCTCGTACTATTTTAACTACATTTACTGCAACATTTGGGAGGGCGAGTGTCAACCCCACCAGGACGATGCGACGCAGCAAG TTCCTACCAGGGACCCTTGGACCGGTTTCCTCCAGGACTCCACGAACCTGCTTTACCGCTGGTACTGCAATCTGGGTCAGTGCTGCGAGACCGGAGACTGCAGGGTGACCAACAACATCACTG GTTTGGCTCACGATCTTCAGATCAAGCTTCACGGGCAGCACCTGGCCCAGTCGGTGGTTCTGAAGGCAATCCAGGGTTTCATCAACAATCCAGAGTCCAACAAGCCCCTGACGCTCTCCTTCCACGGCTGGTCGGGCACCGGGAAGAACTTTGTGTCCCGGATGATTGCGGATAATCTTTACCGCGACGGTGTGAAGAGCGAGTGCGTCCGCCTGTTCATCGCCCCGTTCCACTTTCATCACGCCAGGATGGTGGACACGTACAAG GCTCAGCTGAGAGAGGCGATCCGGGACACGGTCCTGCGATGCTCCCAGACGCTGTTCATCATCGACGAAGCCGAGAAGCTCCACCCGGGCCTCATCGACGCCATCAAGCCGTACATGGCCCACTACGACAACGTGGACGGAGTCAACTACCGCAAGgccatcttcctcttcctcag TAATATTGGCGGGGCGATGATCAACGACGTCGCGTTGGACTTTTGGCACTCCGGTCAGAACCGAGAAGACATCGGGATGGAGGATCTGGAACACCGACTGCGAGCCGAAACGATGGAAGCTCAAG GCGGTTTTTCCCAGAGCGAGCTGATGTCCGGCCACCTGATCGACTTCTTCGTGCCCTTCCTACCTCTGGAGTACCGTCACGTCAAGCTGTGCGCGAAGGACGCCTTCGCCGCCCGAGGCCTGGAGACGCAGGAGGCCACGCTGGACGAGGTGGCCAAGGCCATGCTGTACATCCCCAAGGAGGAGAGACTGTTCTCGGCCCAGGGGTGCAAGTCCATCCCCCAGCGCATCAACTTCTTTCTCGCTAAGTAA